From Cellulosimicrobium sp. ES-005, one genomic window encodes:
- a CDS encoding YlxR family protein, whose protein sequence is MTGRRGRLSSTGPRARTSTMPQDTTTRPVPTGSGPVRTCVGCRERDLRSALLRLVLDRSGASADEPRLVVDAGRSLPGRGAWLHASARCLETAERRRAVPRALRVAGPLDLAAVRTVIEARPGEHV, encoded by the coding sequence ATGACGGGACGGCGCGGTAGACTGTCCTCGACCGGGCCGCGCGCCCGCACCTCGACCATGCCCCAGGACACCACGACCCGCCCCGTACCCACGGGCTCGGGTCCTGTCCGTACGTGCGTCGGATGCCGGGAGCGCGACCTGCGGTCAGCTCTCCTCCGTCTGGTCCTCGACCGGTCCGGTGCGAGCGCCGACGAGCCCCGGCTCGTGGTGGACGCCGGACGGTCGCTGCCGGGTCGCGGTGCGTGGCTCCACGCGTCGGCCCGGTGCCTCGAGACGGCGGAACGCCGGCGGGCCGTCCCGCGGGCCCTGCGCGTCGCCGGGCCCCTCGACCTCGCCGCGGTCCGCACCGTGATCGAGGCGCGGCCGGGAGAGCACGTCTGA
- the nusA gene encoding transcription termination factor NusA, producing MDVDMSALRLLERERDISLDVLVAAIEQALLSAYHRTPDAYSRARVELDRKTGHVTVWAREELPAPQTDDEDAPRGPVEYGPEFDHTPADFGRIATSTARQVIVQRLRDAEDDQILGTFRGKEGEVLAGVIQQGRDPRVVLVDVGGTEAVLPPHEQVPTEEYVHGERLRAYVLEVARGMKGAQITLSRTHPNLVRKLFELEVPEVADGSVEITAIAREAGHRTKVAVRSRVPGLGAKGACIGPMGSRVRAVMAELHGEKIDIVDHSDDPAQFVANALSPARVSSVTVVDEVARAARVVVPDFQLSLAIGKEGQNARLAAKLTGWRIDIRSDEGGAPAERSGDDAPAGPRTGDR from the coding sequence GCGCTGCGCCTGCTGGAGCGCGAGAGGGACATCAGCCTCGACGTCCTGGTGGCCGCGATCGAGCAGGCCCTGCTCTCGGCGTACCACCGCACCCCGGACGCGTACTCCCGCGCGCGCGTCGAGCTCGACCGCAAGACGGGGCACGTCACCGTGTGGGCGCGCGAGGAGCTGCCGGCTCCCCAGACCGACGACGAGGACGCCCCGCGCGGCCCGGTCGAGTACGGGCCGGAGTTCGACCACACGCCCGCCGACTTCGGCCGGATCGCGACGTCGACCGCGCGCCAGGTCATCGTCCAGCGCCTGCGCGACGCCGAGGACGACCAGATCCTCGGCACGTTCCGCGGCAAGGAGGGCGAGGTCCTCGCGGGCGTCATCCAGCAGGGCCGCGACCCGCGCGTGGTGCTGGTCGACGTCGGCGGCACCGAGGCGGTCCTCCCGCCGCACGAGCAGGTGCCCACGGAGGAGTACGTGCACGGCGAGCGCCTGCGCGCGTACGTGCTCGAGGTGGCCCGGGGAATGAAGGGCGCGCAGATCACGTTGAGCCGCACGCACCCGAACCTCGTGCGCAAGCTGTTCGAGCTCGAGGTGCCCGAGGTCGCGGACGGGTCGGTGGAGATCACCGCCATCGCCCGCGAGGCCGGGCACCGGACGAAGGTCGCCGTGCGCTCCCGGGTCCCCGGTCTCGGGGCCAAGGGCGCCTGCATCGGCCCCATGGGCTCCCGGGTGCGCGCCGTCATGGCGGAGCTGCACGGCGAGAAGATCGACATCGTCGACCACAGCGACGACCCGGCGCAGTTCGTGGCCAACGCGCTGTCACCGGCTCGTGTGTCGTCCGTCACGGTCGTCGACGAGGTGGCCCGCGCCGCGCGCGTCGTCGTCCCGGACTTCCAGCTCTCCCTGGCGATCGGCAAGGAGGGGCAGAACGCCCGCCTGGCCGCGAAGCTCACGGGGTGGCGCATCGACATCCGCTCGGACGAGGGCGGCGCCCCGGCGGAGCGGTCCGGCGACGACGCTCCCGCAGGTCCTCGCACCGGAGACCGGTAG